One window of the Labeo rohita strain BAU-BD-2019 chromosome 9, IGBB_LRoh.1.0, whole genome shotgun sequence genome contains the following:
- the arglu1a gene encoding arginine and glutamate-rich protein 1-A: MGRSRSRSSSRSKHSKHTRKRSRSRSKSSKKRSRSKELKRSRRSRSRSGSRRDRGGSPPDRTDIFGRTLSKRNTDEKQKREEEERRAEMERQRKIRQQEIEERLIEEETARRVEELVARRVEEELEKRRDEIEREVLRRVEEAKRIMEAQLLQELERQRQAELNAQKAREEEEKSKREELERILEENNRKIADAQAKLAEDQLRIVEEQRKIHEERMKLEQERQKQQKEEQRMILGKGKSRPRLSFTLKATE; the protein is encoded by the exons ATGGGTCGCTCCCGGAGTCGCAGCTCGTCCCGGTCCAAACACTCTAAACACACCCGCAAACGGAGCCGCTCCAGATCCAAATCCAGCAAGAAAAGGAGCAGGTCAAAAGAACTAAAGAGGAGCAGAAGGTCCCGCTCGAGGTCAGGCAGCAGGAGGGACAGAGGTGGCTCACCACCCGACCGAACCGACATTTTCGGCCGGACACTGAGCAAGAGAAACACCGACgaaaaacagaaaagagaagAAGAGGAGAGGAGAGCAGAGATGGAGAGACAGAGGAAGAT TCGTCAACAGGAGATCGAGGAGCGTCTGATTGAGGAGGAGACGGCGAGGCGCGTGGAGGAGCTCGTGGCACGGCGTGTAGAGGAGGAGCTCGAAAAGCGGCGTGACGAGATAGAGCGTGAGGTCTTGCGGCGGGTGGAGGAGGCCAAACGCATCATGGAGGCACAGCTTTTGCAAGAGCTAGAGAGGCAGAGGCAGGCCGAACTGAACGCCCAGAAAGCCAGAGAG GAGGAAGAAAAATCCAAACGAGAGGAGCTGGAGAGAATTTTGGAAGAAAACAACCGAAAGATTGCTGATGCTCAGGCTAAACTG gcTGAGGATCAGCTACGTATAGTGGAAGAACAAAGGAAGATCCATGAGGAACGCATGAAGCTAGAACAGGAGAGGCAGAAACAACAGAAAGAGGAACAGAGGATGATTTTGGGGAAGGGCAAGTCCCGACCTCGCCTCTCCTTCACTCTCAAAGCTACAGAGTga